A portion of the Desulfovibrio gilichinskyi genome contains these proteins:
- a CDS encoding sialidase family protein has product MSRLKFSITRLDTKRITPREWGGYQSFPTITQVGTDLLVGFRRAVNISPDLRDRMDHGMAGDIYTTRSIDDGHNFDRPQLVISHAKDETNEHDALVTALDDKRVTLITRTHTSKLRRNYFSMSTDGGVTFPARRPLDLPPGEWACFGHMVPTQDGTKLIGTFYNGEGSGTFRLNPDTLEFSDKALMFKFSNQNFRLNETSIVRLKSGRLLALIRQQPCYEGLFKSHSDDDGLTWSAPKPIGLYGEAPSLLLLPDESILMLYRGMIRKSKKCRVALSISKDHGETWSWPETLAWYKGGRFHGGYGDLALNSKGQVVAVYYISRKFEAPKVERMLLGL; this is encoded by the coding sequence ATGTCACGACTAAAATTTTCTATCACAAGACTGGATACAAAACGTATAACCCCAAGGGAATGGGGCGGCTATCAATCTTTCCCGACAATCACGCAAGTAGGAACAGACTTGCTCGTAGGCTTTCGCAGAGCTGTAAATATCAGCCCGGATTTGCGGGACAGAATGGATCATGGCATGGCCGGTGATATTTATACGACCCGCTCAATTGACGATGGACATAATTTCGACCGCCCGCAACTTGTCATTAGCCATGCAAAGGATGAGACCAACGAACATGACGCGCTTGTTACAGCACTTGATGATAAAAGGGTTACGCTCATAACAAGAACTCACACTTCAAAATTGCGCCGCAATTATTTCTCCATGAGCACAGACGGAGGTGTCACTTTTCCGGCACGCAGACCTCTTGATCTGCCACCTGGGGAATGGGCCTGCTTCGGACATATGGTACCGACACAAGACGGAACAAAGCTAATCGGTACGTTTTACAACGGAGAAGGAAGCGGTACATTCAGACTGAATCCTGACACTCTGGAGTTTTCAGATAAAGCCCTCATGTTCAAATTCAGCAACCAAAATTTCAGACTGAATGAAACTTCTATTGTCCGCCTGAAGTCAGGTAGATTACTCGCGCTGATAAGGCAGCAACCTTGTTACGAAGGGTTGTTTAAATCCCATTCTGACGATGACGGGTTAACATGGTCCGCACCGAAGCCTATAGGACTTTACGGGGAAGCTCCGAGCCTATTATTGTTGCCGGATGAAAGTATACTTATGCTCTACCGAGGAATGATCCGCAAAAGTAAAAAATGCAGAGTTGCTCTTTCCATATCAAAAGATCACGGAGAAACATGGAGCTGGCCTGAAACATTAGCATGGTACAAAGGCGGAAGGTTTCACGGTGGATACGGTGATTTGGCTTTAAACTCTAAAGGACAGGTTGTTGCGGTTTATTATATATCGCGAAAATTTGAAGCGCCTAAGGTGGAACGGATGTTGCTAGGATTATGA
- the pseC gene encoding UDP-4-amino-4,6-dideoxy-N-acetyl-beta-L-altrosamine transaminase: protein MIPYGKHHIDEDDIAAVVEVLRGDWLTTGPTVTDFENGVAKYIGVTNAVAVSSGTAALHAAMFALEIKPGDEVIVSPITFAASANCVVYMGATPVFADVEPDTLLIDPKSVAEKITNKTRAIIAVDYAGQTCDYKALKAICEEFNLKLVGDCCHALGAKDEHGQQAGSIADISVLSFHPVKHITTGEGGMALTNNHELAKKMRTFRNHGIDVDASTRSQKCTWVYEMQELGYNYRITDIQCALGISQLKKLDNFLQIRRQLAAKYRFLFLNHYEIKPLKIKKGVEHAFHLYTVKVPANKRKAAFEEMRSQGFGVNVHYIPVHYHPYYKKHFNTGAGLCPVAEAAYEELLTLPLHPGMTERQIDSSAKTLDTILKNCK, encoded by the coding sequence ATGATCCCGTACGGTAAGCATCATATTGATGAAGACGACATTGCAGCCGTTGTAGAAGTGCTTCGCGGTGACTGGTTAACAACAGGACCGACGGTAACAGATTTTGAAAACGGAGTAGCAAAATATATCGGTGTAACTAATGCCGTTGCAGTCTCAAGCGGCACGGCCGCTCTACACGCGGCAATGTTTGCTCTTGAAATCAAGCCGGGGGATGAAGTCATTGTCTCCCCTATTACTTTTGCTGCATCTGCCAATTGCGTCGTTTACATGGGGGCAACTCCGGTTTTTGCTGATGTGGAGCCCGACACCCTGCTTATTGACCCCAAAAGCGTTGCAGAAAAAATTACCAACAAGACGCGAGCAATTATTGCCGTGGATTATGCAGGGCAAACATGTGATTACAAAGCTCTCAAAGCCATTTGCGAAGAGTTTAACCTCAAGCTTGTCGGTGATTGTTGCCATGCACTTGGAGCCAAAGATGAACATGGACAACAAGCTGGATCCATAGCGGATATATCTGTTTTAAGCTTTCACCCAGTCAAACACATTACAACGGGTGAAGGCGGAATGGCCCTCACGAATAATCATGAACTCGCTAAGAAGATGCGTACATTTCGTAACCACGGCATTGATGTTGACGCCTCGACGCGTTCACAAAAATGCACTTGGGTTTATGAAATGCAAGAGCTTGGATACAACTACCGCATCACGGATATTCAATGCGCTCTTGGGATCAGCCAACTTAAAAAACTAGATAATTTTCTTCAGATACGTAGACAACTTGCAGCTAAATACCGCTTTTTATTTCTCAATCACTACGAAATTAAGCCCCTTAAAATTAAGAAGGGAGTTGAACACGCCTTTCATTTATACACAGTCAAGGTTCCGGCAAATAAGCGTAAAGCGGCCTTTGAAGAAATGCGTAGTCAGGGGTTCGGGGTGAATGTTCATTATATTCCTGTCCATTACCATCCATACTACAAAAAACACTTCAATACAGGAGCAGGTCTTTGTCCAGTAGCGGAAGCCGCTTATGAAGAACTGTTAACACTTCCTCTTCACCCGGGTATGACTGAAAGACAGATTGACTCCAGTGCAAAGACTCTTGATACCATACTCAAAAATTGTAAGTAA
- a CDS encoding class I SAM-dependent methyltransferase has translation MSTNNQCVLCLGHSIEEFPNIKLKGVTSDCKPWPDTGRFCICRDCGHVQKQMSADWLKDVANIYSSYNSYPLSDAKDQLLHDSGTPQSRNKQLLGEISKEIDLKDSGKILDLGCGKGQFLRCFSEIYKKWDLYGCDQQESLRPEITSIPKVKDYYTGPLEKVSAKFDFISMLYVIEHLFNPLEILYTIKGKLSDGGIVFIQTGNLATNPFELTIVDHSSIFTLETLEQLTRKAGFEILASSDSWRDKEIGILARISNRMKVTTELINYFHLNKVLLNKQNSWLLSFIHEIDATIPKENIGILGSTIAGTWLANYPQCKFSFWIDEDLSKVGKKHMGAEIIRIENAPEKAFVYLPFPNLIARKIYIRLKKIRPDINFLFLHNERL, from the coding sequence ATGTCAACTAATAACCAGTGTGTACTTTGTTTAGGCCACTCTATTGAAGAATTTCCAAATATTAAACTCAAAGGAGTTACATCTGACTGTAAGCCATGGCCTGATACAGGAAGATTTTGCATATGTCGTGACTGTGGGCACGTTCAAAAGCAAATGAGCGCTGATTGGCTTAAAGATGTGGCTAATATTTATTCAAGCTACAACTCATATCCACTAAGTGATGCAAAAGATCAACTTCTTCATGACTCTGGCACTCCACAATCTAGAAATAAACAACTATTAGGGGAAATTTCTAAAGAAATTGACCTTAAAGATTCAGGTAAAATACTCGATCTTGGCTGTGGAAAAGGGCAATTTTTACGATGTTTTTCTGAAATCTACAAAAAATGGGACTTGTATGGGTGCGATCAACAAGAAAGCCTTCGCCCTGAAATAACGTCTATCCCCAAGGTTAAAGATTATTACACCGGCCCCCTTGAAAAGGTCTCAGCTAAATTCGATTTTATTTCGATGCTCTACGTTATAGAACATCTATTTAACCCTTTAGAGATACTATATACAATTAAAGGTAAACTCTCTGACGGCGGGATCGTTTTCATTCAAACAGGAAATCTTGCCACCAATCCTTTTGAGCTTACCATCGTTGACCATAGCTCAATTTTTACGCTGGAAACATTGGAGCAGCTCACGCGTAAAGCTGGTTTTGAAATTCTTGCTTCATCTGACTCATGGAGAGATAAAGAAATTGGGATTCTAGCACGAATTAGCAACCGTATGAAAGTAACTACTGAATTAATTAACTATTTCCACCTAAATAAAGTTTTGCTTAATAAACAGAATTCGTGGCTCCTAAGTTTTATTCATGAAATAGATGCAACTATTCCTAAAGAGAATATAGGTATTTTGGGGTCAACAATAGCTGGGACATGGTTAGCGAACTATCCACAATGCAAATTTTCATTTTGGATAGATGAAGACCTTTCCAAAGTAGGCAAAAAACATATGGGAGCCGAAATCATACGCATTGAAAATGCCCCTGAAAAGGCTTTTGTTTATCTACCTTTTCCAAACTTGATTGCACGCAAAATTTACATACGTTTGAAGAAGATTAGGCCAGATATAAATTTTCTATTTCTACATAATGAACGCCTTTAA
- a CDS encoding B12-binding domain-containing radical SAM protein produces the protein MKKSKVCLIVPNYNWAANDSRILWHIIPYNLCLLAAILEPDYDVVIIDAYAENLTENQFKEKILQINPDVVGLTVLMDQFAAAGHKSASVLKKALPEIPVILGGVYATVNPDRAIADENFDYIVCGEGEIAFTGLIKHLLSDFPIPEKGILYRKNGTVIDTGRADFIQNLDDFPLPAYHLIDYAKYAHSAPRKSVDGPRAFPFARIITSRGCPINCCFCQVKKIMGLKFRPRSANSVLDEIMWLKETYGIKSLIFDDDNLFTDRQRGIDILQGMIDRDLVMPWTSIATAVFKLDEELIDLIHRSGCEFMSISIESGTKRVIKEIIGKPINYDHAKKMVNLARSKGIYISAAFIVGFPTETWDEIRATISFAEELNTDYTKLFSAVPLRHTKLWDLCVEHNSFKKDFSPENLSWHSGQIEGDEFTINDLTILRTYEWDRINFKTPEKIKRTAAMMKVTEEELLKIRRNTLLSAHANIQN, from the coding sequence ATGAAAAAAAGTAAAGTTTGTTTAATTGTTCCCAATTACAACTGGGCTGCCAATGACAGCAGAATACTCTGGCATATTATACCGTACAACTTATGCTTGTTGGCTGCGATACTTGAACCTGACTACGATGTCGTAATTATTGATGCCTATGCCGAGAATCTGACTGAAAACCAATTTAAAGAAAAGATATTACAAATAAACCCAGATGTTGTAGGCCTTACGGTTTTAATGGATCAATTCGCTGCAGCTGGGCACAAAAGTGCCTCAGTATTAAAGAAAGCCCTTCCCGAAATACCTGTGATTCTGGGAGGTGTGTATGCTACAGTCAATCCAGACCGAGCCATTGCAGATGAGAATTTTGATTATATCGTTTGCGGGGAAGGTGAAATTGCTTTTACAGGACTGATCAAACACCTTTTATCAGATTTCCCAATTCCTGAGAAAGGGATACTCTATAGAAAAAATGGAACTGTGATAGATACTGGACGAGCTGATTTTATACAAAATTTAGACGACTTTCCATTACCTGCCTACCACCTCATCGATTATGCTAAGTACGCCCACAGTGCTCCTCGCAAAAGCGTGGATGGGCCTAGGGCCTTTCCGTTTGCACGAATTATTACATCTAGAGGATGCCCCATAAACTGCTGTTTTTGTCAGGTGAAAAAAATCATGGGGCTCAAATTCAGACCACGCAGTGCAAACTCTGTTTTGGATGAAATTATGTGGCTTAAAGAAACTTACGGAATAAAGTCATTAATTTTTGACGATGACAATTTATTTACTGATCGCCAACGTGGAATTGATATACTTCAAGGCATGATAGACCGTGATCTTGTCATGCCATGGACTTCAATCGCTACAGCTGTTTTTAAACTTGATGAAGAATTAATTGATCTTATCCACCGAAGTGGTTGTGAATTTATGTCCATTTCTATTGAATCAGGAACAAAGCGAGTAATAAAAGAAATTATTGGAAAACCCATTAATTATGACCATGCGAAGAAGATGGTAAACCTCGCAAGATCTAAAGGTATATATATCAGCGCAGCCTTTATAGTTGGTTTTCCAACTGAAACATGGGATGAAATAAGAGCTACAATCTCATTTGCGGAAGAGTTAAACACTGACTATACAAAATTATTCTCAGCTGTTCCTCTTCGACATACAAAACTATGGGATTTATGTGTAGAGCATAACAGTTTTAAAAAAGATTTTTCTCCTGAAAACTTATCGTGGCATTCAGGTCAGATTGAAGGTGATGAATTTACAATTAATGACCTTACCATTCTGCGTACATATGAATGGGATAGAATTAATTTTAAAACTCCAGAAAAGATTAAACGTACCGCAGCAATGATGAAAGTTACAGAAGAAGAGTTATTAAAAATTAGACGTAACACTCTTCTTAGTGCACACGCAAATATTCAAAATTAA
- a CDS encoding SDR family oxidoreductase gives MDILVIGDGTLGKSLTQSLRNRGHTVFVTSRKDCNCYKLDLSNPPEITELPKSDWAIIAAAITGYKKCEEDKNAFNTNVANTIKLAKDFISIGTNVVFPSSTSVFDGNTPFVTTETPTSPVTNYGLQKQEVEKFLSRHNSNALIIRYTKLLGYNLGIIKEWVDSWKNGISIRAFTDLSIAPVLMEDAAFMTCKLMEKGKTGIHHCSALEEISYYDFALKLCAILNFSPKLVQKSSCKNRNITYHPRFSSLDARKTGTEIGWELPTMDKLIQNVKASIDENETSSC, from the coding sequence ATGGATATACTTGTTATTGGAGACGGCACATTGGGCAAAAGCCTAACCCAGTCACTTAGGAATAGAGGTCATACTGTCTTTGTAACTTCACGCAAAGACTGTAATTGTTACAAACTTGACTTGAGTAATCCGCCAGAGATTACGGAACTGCCTAAAAGTGATTGGGCGATAATTGCAGCTGCAATTACAGGCTATAAAAAATGTGAAGAAGATAAGAATGCATTCAACACAAATGTAGCTAACACTATTAAACTCGCTAAAGATTTTATATCAATAGGAACCAATGTAGTTTTTCCATCAAGTACTTCTGTTTTTGACGGTAATACTCCATTTGTCACTACGGAAACACCTACTTCACCAGTAACAAACTATGGATTGCAAAAACAGGAAGTTGAAAAATTTCTATCGAGACATAATTCTAATGCATTAATTATCAGATATACCAAGCTACTGGGATATAATCTAGGCATTATTAAAGAGTGGGTAGACTCATGGAAGAACGGAATTAGCATCCGTGCATTCACAGACTTATCTATTGCCCCTGTTTTAATGGAAGATGCTGCGTTTATGACTTGTAAACTGATGGAAAAAGGTAAAACAGGCATACATCACTGCTCAGCTTTAGAAGAAATAAGCTATTACGATTTTGCGCTAAAACTGTGTGCTATACTTAATTTTAGTCCTAAGCTCGTACAAAAAAGTAGTTGTAAAAACCGTAATATCACCTATCATCCAAGATTTTCTTCACTCGATGCTAGAAAAACAGGCACAGAAATAGGATGGGAACTACCGACAATGGACAAATTAATTCAAAATGTTAAAGCAAGTATTGATGAAAATGAGACCTCATCTTGTTAG
- a CDS encoding radical SAM protein: MQLYTKLKIFHYQEKLDSLTRESKKTLAPVHIRIKPTNICNHSCSYCAYRDKNMQLGQDMAIKDTIPAAKMAEIVEDCIEMGVKAVTFSGGGEPFCYPHLAETAQALVDGGISIASLTNGALLKGKAAEIFALHGTWVRVSMDGWDGPSYAKFRNISEDEFSKVMENIENFKNMGGKCFLGVNYIINKDNTDHVFEMGQRLKDLGVNSVKFTACLVSNSGKENNEYHAPFFEKVKNQIQLALEKLTDRNFEIFDSYHNLDERFKKDYDWCPYLQILPVIGADQRIYSCHDKAYNLDCGVLGTIKDQRFKDAWQNNRETFFKIVPRRDCNHHCTSNNQNKLIHEYLDADPEHLPFV, from the coding sequence ATGCAACTTTACACTAAACTTAAAATTTTTCATTACCAAGAAAAATTAGACTCTCTTACCCGTGAATCAAAAAAAACATTAGCTCCTGTCCATATACGTATAAAACCTACAAATATCTGCAATCATAGCTGCTCTTATTGTGCCTACCGAGATAAAAATATGCAATTAGGCCAGGACATGGCAATTAAAGACACCATTCCAGCGGCAAAAATGGCTGAAATTGTTGAAGATTGTATTGAAATGGGAGTTAAGGCTGTTACATTTAGCGGAGGAGGTGAGCCTTTTTGCTATCCACATCTTGCAGAAACAGCACAGGCTCTTGTTGATGGAGGGATAAGCATTGCGTCCTTAACAAATGGAGCACTCCTTAAAGGAAAAGCTGCTGAAATCTTTGCTTTGCACGGAACATGGGTGCGAGTCTCAATGGATGGTTGGGATGGGCCAAGCTATGCTAAATTCAGAAATATTTCTGAAGATGAATTTTCAAAAGTTATGGAAAATATTGAAAACTTTAAAAACATGGGAGGGAAATGCTTCTTAGGGGTAAACTACATTATAAACAAAGACAATACCGACCATGTCTTCGAAATGGGCCAACGACTTAAGGATTTAGGTGTTAACAGTGTCAAATTTACTGCTTGCCTTGTTAGTAACAGTGGTAAAGAAAACAATGAATACCATGCCCCATTTTTTGAAAAAGTTAAAAATCAAATTCAATTAGCACTAGAAAAACTAACAGACCGCAACTTTGAAATATTCGATTCATACCATAATTTAGATGAGAGATTTAAAAAGGATTATGACTGGTGCCCTTACCTACAAATATTACCAGTTATAGGAGCTGATCAGCGGATATACTCATGTCATGACAAAGCGTATAACTTAGACTGCGGAGTACTAGGTACAATAAAAGATCAAAGATTCAAAGATGCTTGGCAAAACAACCGCGAAACTTTTTTTAAAATTGTGCCAAGACGAGATTGTAATCACCACTGCACATCAAATAATCAAAATAAACTTATTCATGAATACTTAGACGCTGACCCAGAGCATTTACCCTTCGTTTAA